ATGTAAGGAGACAATGGCTGATTTATCCCTAATTTGATTCTTCCACAGACTTCAGTTTTAGTCCCTGCCATTCATGATAACCATTCTTAAGTCTATGAGCAACGATtttcaaatgtttattttaagtAACATGAACCAATTTCACCTATACAGCCATTAACAAACTTGCCCACTCTCGCCCCATCCTCTCCCCTGTGAGGAATGGAGATCTCTGAAAACTGAGACAGATTGTATGCAGgactaattactggcttatcTCAAATAGCTATATTCATTTACAAAATCTGTGAGTACCAAATGAACTTAGTTTTTGATAGTAAAATCTAAGGTATGAATATGGTCATGGACCGCCACAAGGCATAGATTCTCAACCTTATTCCTATGATCCTATCATTCAATCAACTACGCAAGTGAACCAAACCATTCCTAGTTTGGgatcaaaaattttatttccaacCCGAGTTTGCAAGCCCTGCATGTGCATATGACACATACAGATTGCGATTGCTAAAGCTTGACATTTGGAAAAAAAGGGGTTAGTGACTTAGCGTTGTTCTGATTCAAAGTTGTAATAAAACCACCATAACAGGTATAATAGGTATCACAAGATCATTACCCAGTAATCAATATCACGTTAAAATGCAGGAgtacaaaaattagaaataacaaGCAAGCTACTAAAAGAGCAATTATAGAAATTCCATACAACAATGACATGAAAAATTCCAAATATGTGGGAGTGGGAAAGATATACATGCATGTGTATGCtcataaaaggataaaaaatgaaagaaatgacttcCATGTACCAAAAACAGCATTGGTATCATATGTAACTACAACATGCAGGACTAGGAAAAATTGCCTCAAGGAGTacgtgagaaaaaaaaaaattatgattgttACATTAATGTGAGAATTCCCAGTAAAACCAATTCCAATGcaacagaaaataaaagtaatcacAATAATTCATGATATTTCAGTATTAACTTACAAACTTTAAAAGGAGTCGGGATGAGTTTTAACTGTTTATGGTACAGTTCCTTGCCATGGCAGAGAACATATCCACACTCGAAGATTTTGAAGATCTTTCGGATTGAACTTACCACTGGTGCAGTTATAGTGATCACacaaatatttaacataatacATCCAAAGAAAGGAACAGGATATCCCAGCAAAATGAATGTATGACAAAGTGGGAATTCGACTCTCATAAAGGTCCAATCAAGCACAAGGTTACAATATTAAACCAACAGTTTAAACCCTTGCCCTCAAACAATCCCAGAAATGTGCATCTTAAGAAAATCAAAGCACATGAACTAGCAATAGTGCCTGTTTTGTTCTAAATGatgattttcaaaataagcTCGAGTTTCAGCATAcaagttttgaatttttaaaaaagctattgaaaacaaaaatgataagaaaTCAATTTGGTTATAGTTCACATTAGCTATTTTGATCTctagaaaatacaaaattttgttgGAGAGGGATGATGAAGCAACAAAATCAAAGCTTTTTCCGACTATGTGGAAAACGGGGGATGACCATGCATATGTAATTAACAGCTCAATAAGAGACACCACACAATAACAAAGTTGAGAGGCAACCATTACCGGGCGCAAAGGAAGACCACCAGGACTAAGAGTCACATTTGCTTTTGGTGCAGTCATTTCTGGTGGAGGGTGATGCCTATAGGACGGACCACCTTTAACCTCCCCTGTTTTCGGATAATACTGATAATCTTGTTGATTAGACCTTTCTGGAAATGCCTGCTCCTTCTGATTACTGCTTGAAGGACCAACTAAGGAACCGGGAAGTTGATAAGGTCCAGGATAGGCAGCTGCTGATGAAGGCAGTTGTGTCATCCCGTAAAGCTGTGCTGAACCAACATTAGGAGTACCGGAAGGAAGTACAGCACCTGTTCCAGAAGCCTGCACCGAGAGAGCTAAAGTTAACAGCGTAAAATGCATATAGCATATTgactgaaataaaaaagaaatgattgACCTACTTGATAAGGACCCCAGCCAGAAATAGGTACCATGGCAGGTGACAGTACCACAGGTCCATAGGGACTCTGGACTAATGAGCCAGGCAGCAGAGGAGGCCTTGCAACCAGCACACCAATTTGCTGTGATGAAGGACCAGGTGGCGGCTGCATGGTTGAATATATCGGTGAAGGCACTGGTACAGGCAAAGGTGAAACTGGAGCAACTGGTGATGGTGCTGGAATTTGGACACCAGCAGGAACCGGATGATGGAATTTACAAGTCGCACCAAACTTGCATTGTCCCGTTTTCACATAATACGAGCACTCCTTTTCACCCTGTTAGTTGTTATCATTCATAACATTCAAAATTCACGTAAAAAATTTGCACAATCAGAAAACTAAACTGAATATTCACAAAAGACAGGTAGTCTCTtgcagcaaaataaaaaataacacaccGGACGCAATGGATATCCATAATAGTTTAGCGACACAGGGGTAACAGCACCTCCTGCTAGCCTCGGGTGGTGGTACTTGCAAGACGAACCAAACTTGCACGTTCTTGTCCTCATGTAATACTGCATTTCAACCATCAGCAGATAGAAATAAGCACAAAGTATAttcataaacaaacaaaacaaaaaacataaccACACTCCATCCCTCATCAACATCATTttatacaaaaacaacaaattacaGAATAGTCAAATGCAATCATTCAGTAGAACGATAAAAAGCACCTGGCACACAGGCTGGCCAACTCGTTCCGGATACTCCCCCGCAGCCCTCTCAGCTCCAACAACCtaaacaacacacaaacatcaTAAAATTACAAAGCACCAAAAGTCCAAATCACAGTACGCAATGCAACCACAACATCTTAACCTCAGTGAAACAATGGGTATTTCAGCAAGATCAAGCGAAATTCCAAACACAGAAGCACACGATCACAGTAAGAAACCCTTCACGGATGAAATGAATTAAGCAGcaaaaagaacaataacaaaattaCCATGCCACGGTCACGAGGGTGATTGTACCGACACCGCGAACCGAAGCCACAGAAACCGGTCCTCAAGTAGTAAGTGCAATCAGCCTCATCGGGGCGTTGCGGATACGATTCCTCCGCAGCACCCAGCCCCAATTGCCACATAGGCTCTGCATTTTCCACAATCAAGATCGAACCCGGTTCAGAAACCCCCACATTCCCCCAAAACCATAAATCACAATCCCCGAACCTAACAAAACGAACCGCAGAGAACACATgaggtaaataaataaatatatatagagagagagagataccTTCAAGACCGGTTTGGGCTCCGGGCCCGGCCCATTCCGGGGACGGATCAGACCGCGAACCTTCACTGGACCGGCCGTACTGCTCCATTGCACCGACCCGAACCGGAGAACGGAGCTGATTTGACGGTAATCGGAAAAGCACAATGAGAGGCTCCGATCAAATGGAAagtaaagagagagaaaatggggTTGGATTTTCTGATTTTCTGgggtttctctctctctctaactcGCACAGACAACGTTTGTGTctgttttcttctctctctctctctctttcacaAACACACACTCTCACTCTCTCTTTCAGTTTCAAAGCGTGTTCTGATTTTtgatctttctctctctctcttacaGGGAGGGGCTTCTTTTATTGGTCTGTGTGAGTTTGTTGGTTGGTTTTATTTATATGCACCCGCCAACACATCCCACAAAAATTTACCAAATATATAATCTccctttatttttgttttattcgcCTTAATACTATTATTgtccaaaatatataataatattaaataataaaataaatgttaatatttattttatttagagaGAGAATGTGAGGAATTGAGTGAAGCTGATTTGGAACTGAGGTTGGAGCAGGTGGAGTGAGAGATATTGAGAGA
Above is a genomic segment from Vigna radiata var. radiata cultivar VC1973A chromosome 10, Vradiata_ver6, whole genome shotgun sequence containing:
- the LOC106775837 gene encoding zinc finger CCCH domain-containing protein 34 isoform X1; its protein translation is MEQYGRSSEGSRSDPSPEWAGPGAQTGLEEPMWQLGLGAAEESYPQRPDEADCTYYLRTGFCGFGSRCRYNHPRDRGMVVGAERAAGEYPERVGQPVCQYYMRTRTCKFGSSCKYHHPRLAGGAVTPVSLNYYGYPLRPGEKECSYYVKTGQCKFGATCKFHHPVPAGVQIPAPSPVAPVSPLPVPVPSPIYSTMQPPPGPSSQQIGVLVARPPLLPGSLVQSPYGPVVLSPAMVPISGWGPYQASGTGAVLPSGTPNVGSAQLYGMTQLPSSAAAYPGPYQLPGSLVGPSSSNQKEQAFPERSNQQDYQYYPKTGEVKGGPSYRHHPPPEMTAPKANVTLSPGGLPLRPFSEISIPHRGEDGARVGKFVNGCIGTKTEVCGRIKLGINQPLSPYIFSSSQHHQGASPCTHYAQHGVCKFGSACKFDHSVGSLSYSPSASSLADMPVAPYPVGSTIGTLAPSSSSSELRLELYSGSNKESVPSRMSSSSGMLTGSIGLTLSTGGPISQSNSQPSAPSLDPLATVTSATSSNVSHTSS
- the LOC106775837 gene encoding zinc finger CCCH domain-containing protein 34 isoform X4 — translated: MEQYGRSSEGSRSDPSPEWAGPGAQTGLEEPMWQLGLGAAEESYPQRPDEADCTYYLRTGFCGFGSRCRYNHPRDRGMVVGAERAAGEYPERVGQPVCQYYMRTRTCKFGSSCKYHHPRLAGGAVTPVSLNYYGYPLRPGEKECSYYVKTGQCKFGATCKFHHPVPAGVQIPAPSPVAPVSPLPVPVPSPIYSTMQPPPGPSSQQIGVLVARPPLLPGSLVQSPYGPVVLSPAMVPISGWGPYQASGTGAVLPSGTPNVGSAQLYGMTQLPSSAAAYPGPYQLPGSLVGPSSSNQKEQAFPERSNQQDYQYYPKTGEVKGGPSYRHHPPPEMTAPKANVTLSPGGLPLRPFSEISIPHRGEDGARVGKFVNGCIGTKTEVCGRIKLGINQPLSPYIFSSSQHHQGVK
- the LOC106775837 gene encoding zinc finger CCCH domain-containing protein 34 isoform X3: MEQYGRSSEGSRSDPSPEWAGPGAQTGLEEPMWQLGLGAAEESYPQRPDEADCTYYLRTGFCGFGSRCRYNHPRDRGMVVGAERAAGEYPERVGQPVCQYYMRTRTCKFGSSCKYHHPRLAGGAVTPVSLNYYGYPLRPGEKECSYYVKTGQCKFGATCKFHHPVPAGVQIPAPSPVAPVSPLPVPVPSPIYSTMQPPPGPSSQQIGVLVARPPLLPGSLVQSPYGPVVLSPAMVPISGWGPYQASGTGAVLPSGTPNVGSAQLYGMTQLPSSAAAYPGPYQLPGSLVGPSSSNQKEQAFPERSNQQDYQYYPKTGEVKGGPSYRHHPPPEMTAPKANVTLSPGGLPLRPFSEISIPHRGEDGARVGKFVNGCIGTKTEVCGRIKLGINQPLSPYIFSSSQHHQCYQLWIAES
- the LOC106775837 gene encoding zinc finger CCCH domain-containing protein 34 isoform X2, encoding MEQYGRSSEGSRSDPSPEWAGPGAQTGLEEPMWQLGLGAAEESYPQRPDEADCTYYLRTGFCGFGSRCRYNHPRDRGMVVGAERAAGEYPERVGQPVCQYYMRTRTCKFGSSCKYHHPRLAGGAVTPVSLNYYGYPLRPGEKECSYYVKTGQCKFGATCKFHHPVPAGVQIPAPSPVAPVSPLPVPVPSPIYSTMQPPPGPSSQQIGVLVARPPLLPGSLVQSPYGPVVLSPAMVPISGWGPYQASGTGAVLPSGTPNVGSAQLYGMTQLPSSAAAYPGPYQLPGSLVGPSSSNQKEQAFPERSNQQDYQYYPKTGEVKGGPSYRHHPPPEMTAPKANVTLSPGGLPLRPGASPCTHYAQHGVCKFGSACKFDHSVGSLSYSPSASSLADMPVAPYPVGSTIGTLAPSSSSSELRLELYSGSNKESVPSRMSSSSGMLTGSIGLTLSTGGPISQSNSQPSAPSLDPLATVTSATSSNVSHTSS